The DNA sequence AAATAAAGGCACATGACTAGGTAAAACATTCACCTCACCAATAAACTTCATTACAAAAGGTGTCGCAGGATGATCATAAATTTGGGCAGGAGTGCCAATTTGTTCAATTTTACCCTGATTCATGACTACAATTTCGTCTGCAACCTCCATCGCTTCTTCTTGATCATGGGTAACAAATACGCTAGTCACATGGACTTCATCATGCAATCTTCTTAACCATGCTCGTAATTCTTTCCGCACCTTTGCATCCAATGCCCCAAAAGGCTCATCCAATAGTAATACTTGAGGTTGCACCGCCAAAGCCCTAGCCAGAGCAACTCTCTGCCGTTGCCCACCAGATAATTGAGAGGGGAGGCGATCGCCCAAACCTTCTAATTGAATTAAACTTAATAATTCGTCAACTTTTGCCTTAATACGTTGTTTTGATACCTTGCGAATTTGTAAGCCAAAAGCAATATTTTCTCTGATAGTCAGGTGTTTAAATAAGGCATAATGTTGAAAAACAAATCCAATATTTCGCTTACGAATATCAAGATTAGTGGTATCTTTTCCATTGATAATAATTTGACCAACATCAGGAGATTCTAAACCTGCGATCGCCCTTAAAAGAGTTGATTTACCTGAACCAGAAGGACCTAATAAAGCCACTAAAGTATTAGGTTTTACCTCTAAATTAATATTATCTAAAGCGAGGAAAGAACCGAAATTTTTAGAAACGTGATTAACAATAATACTCATAGAATTAAGAATTAAAAATTAAGAATTAAGAATGAATAATGAAAAAATTAAAAATTTAAAAAATTAAAAAAGTTGGTAGTTACGACTTTAGTCGTTAACCAAAGGCTAAAGCCTTTACCACAAGCCAAAGTTAAACTTCCTTGATTTTTGTCTTTCTTTCGAGAATTTCCTTAAAAATCAGAGTTAAAGCCGCTAAAAATCCCAATACCACCGCCGCACTAAAAGCCGTTTGAGTTTGATAATTTTTATAAGCCAACTCCACAAAAATAGGTAAAGTCGCAGTTTTGCCAATGATACTCCCAGAAACTACCGCCACCGCACCAAACTCCCCCATCGCACGGGCATTACATAACAAAACCCCATACAACAACCCCCAACGGATACTTGGTAACGTCACCCGCCAGAAAATTTGCCAATCACTAGCACCTAGAGTTCGAGCCGCTTCTTCTTGCTCTGTTCCTACTTCCTGTAATACTGGGATGACCTCCCTCGCCACGAAGGGAAAAGTAACGAAAATAGTAGCTAATACCATACCGGGTAAAGCAAAGATGATTTTAACGTCGAAATACTCCAATAAAGGATTAAACCAACCATTTCTGCCGTATAAAAGCACAATCATCAAACCAGCCACCACAGGAGAAATAGAGAAAGGTAAATCAATCAAACTCATTAAAAACGCCTTTCCCTTAAACTCATTACGGGCAATCACCCAAGAGGCACATAAACCAAAAATCGTGTTTAAAGGTACACTAATGAAAGCGATAATCAAAGTCAGTTTAACCGCTTCAATAAATTCCCTTTGTTGTAAAGCCTCCCAAAAAGGTTGCATCCCTAAATGGAAAGCCTCATAAAAAACCGCCACCGCTGGAATTAACAATACCAATGCCAAATAACCAACGGCAATGACAATTAACCATGTTTCCAAAGACTTAACTTTCTGCATAACGTCTCCCCCATTGTTGTAGCAAATTAATTACCAGTAACAGAATTAAAGAAATAAATAGTAAAACAGTACCAATAACTGTTGCTCCCACATAGTCATATTCTTCCAAGCGTTGAAAGATTAACACTGGTGCGATTAAATCTTGAAAAGGAATATTAGAGGAGATAACCACAATTGAACCATATTCTCCCACTGCCCGAGAAAAACCGAGAGCAACCCCTGTTAAAATAGGCGGAATTAAAGGGGGTAAAATGATTTTAGTGAAAGTTTGCCAATCCGTTGCCCCTAAACTCCAAGCCGCTTCTTCCACTTCCTTTTCCATTTCCTGCAATACAGGCTCTAAAGTACGAACGACAAAGGGCAAAGAAATAAACAACATCGCCACAAATACTCCTAATTGAGTAAAAGCGATTTTGATGCCAAAAGGTGCAAAAAATTGTCCAATCCAGCCCGTATCACTATAAACTGTTGCCAAGACTAATCCCGCCACCGCAGTGGGTAAAGCAAAGGGAATATCAATAGTCGCATCGATAATTTTACGAAAAGGAAACTCATATCTCACTAAAACCCATGCCACCAATGTGCCGAGAATCCCGTTAATCCCTCCTGCCAATAACGCAGTAATAAAGGTGACATTATAGGTAGCAATAGCGATGTCAGATGTGGCAACTTGCCAAAATTGAGAGAATCCCAAAGTAGAAGACTTAATAATTAAAGCTATCATGGGAATAATGAGAATAATCGTTAAATAACCGATAGTTATTGCCCAGGGAAGGGAAATTTTCTCAAAAATGCGGGTAATATCTTTCATTTTTGTCGTGAAAGGTGGCTCGTAGAATAAATTAACCATATAAAATTAAGAATTTAAGAGGTGTCAGGTGTCAGGTTTCAGGTTTCAGATGTTATTTAATTTCTCTTCCCTACTTACTTATTACTTACTCAATCTTGTAATAACCAACCTTCAAAATCCCAGTCTTGGAGTAGGATTTGTTTATTATCTTGATTTGTCCAAACTTCTATTTCTAAGGTAGAAAGATATTCAAGGGCGAGTCTGAGAGAGTTTTTTGTGCCTGTTAAGATTAAATTAAACCAACCATCTCCATCGGCTTCTTCTCCCAATAAGGCGGAGGTAATGTTAACTTTTAAATTGCAGGTGGAGGCTAAGTCGAAAATGATTGACTGTTGCAAGTATTTTGGGGGGATATGTAAGGATATTTTCAAAGATTGTGGTTGAGTGATAGTCATGTCATTAATACCTCATTTTTTATTAATACGAGCGAACATTTGATCGAATACTCCTCCTTCGCCAAAAAATTGATCTTGAACTTTTGCCCAACCACCGAAATCATCGATGGTAAAGAGATTTTGAATGGGAGGATATTGGCTTTCAAATTCCTTGAATACCTCTGGATTGGAAGGGCGAAAACCTACTTTGGCAAATTCTCTTTGGGCTTCTGGGGTGAATAAATACTCGACAAAGGCTTCTGCTACTTCCCTTGTACCGTTTTTATCCACATATTGATCAACTACAGCAACAGGGTTATCAATGGAGATATTGTAGTCAGTGGGAACAACGTAGGGTTGTTTTTCTCCTTTCAATTCAGCGAGGAGAATTTCATTTTCATAGTTAAGAAGAATATCCCCTTGCCCTTGTTTATAGAATACGTCACTGGCTTCCCTTGCATCTTTGGGCAGTATTGGCACATTGCCATAAATTTGAGTAACGTAGTTTTCCGCTTGTTGGGTAGTGCCTCCAGACTGAATTACTTGCCCCCATAATGCCATAAAGTTCCATCTTGCACCCCCAGAGGTTTTGGGATTAGCGGTAATAACTTTGATGTCTGGGTTGGTTAAGTCTGTCCATGTTTTTACTTGTTTACCTCCTTCTCTGGAAACGAAAGCCACTACTGATTTAGTGACAATACTGTTATCTGGGTTTTCCTGTTGCCATCCTGCCTCTATTAATCCCACTGATTCTATTTTTTCTACATCAGCAGATAAAGCCAGGGCAACCACATCGGCTTCTAAACCGTCAATTACTGCCCTAGTTTGAGAGCCAGAACCGCCATAACTCTGATTAAACGTGACTTTTTGTCCTGTTTTTTCTTCCCACTGTTGGGCAAATTGAGGAATGATTTTTTCGTAAGCACTTTGGGTAACAGCAAAGGAAGCAAGGGTTAAGGTTATTGGTTTATTCTCCTCTGTTACTACCTGATTTTCCCCTGTGGCATTGGATACCTGATTATTTTCTCCACAACTATTTATTAATGTACCTAGTGCGATCGCACCTATTAAGAGGAGATTTTTATTTATAAGCATAATTTATTTCTATTTGTAGGGAAATATTTATTGATTCCAATACTAAATGATTTTAGAAAAAATTTCAATACATTTAAGATGCAATTTTAATTAAAAGTCAATTTTCTCTGAGTTGTGAAAAGATGAAAGTAAGAAGTAACGGTAATTTACAGGGCATGGCACAAGAAAAAGAGAATCAGCAATCAAATATTGTTAATTTCTTAACGACGAATACTTATTTGTTTAAGGGCTTCACAGAAAAGGATTTATGGGAATTTTTGCCCTCAGAAGGATTAATTCGAGAGAAGTTATTTTCTAATCGCCCAGTATTTACGGCTTTTTTACCCGATGAAAGTTTAGATAGTTTGTATATAGTTTTAGAAGGAGGACCTGTAATCGTTCGTAGTAATCCTCTGGATCGTATTATTTCTCTCACTTATGCAGGGGGATGTTTTGGCATGAGAAGTCTTAATTTTAGTTTTGGTATGGCAACGAAAAGTTTTCCTAGTTTGGTAGAGGCTTATAAAACTACTTATGTCACCAAAATTCCTTTAGACAATTTCATTAAAATATACGAATCTTATTCCTTAGTGCGCGATCGCTATGCTAAATTATTTGAACTAAGAGAAAAATTTACTTATCACATTCTCAATTGCAGTAGTTATCCTCCTCAAGCAGTAGCGGCTTTATTAAGGGCATTAATTTATCAAGAAAGAGAATTAGAACATCAACCTAATCGTGATGGTATTTATATCTTAGACTTATCCGCAGAAGTGATCTCAAAAGCCTGTCAACTAAATCAACGTACTGTGGAACAAGTATTGAAGGGAATGCAAAAAGAAGGTTTAATCTATCTCGATAAAGATAATGACACCTCCGAAGATGTTATTCATATTCTCAATGCAGAGGCTTTGAAAGAAGTTTATAGTTCAACCAGAGACAAGGTTTCTTGGTGGCCTTTAAAATAATTGGGAAAATAAGGTCAATATTAAATTTCAGTAACAATTGATACATTATCATCGAAAAAAAGTTATGATTTGATAAGTTAAAAGAATAAATATCAATCTACTTATCGTTATTGAGTGAGGGTAAAAGCATGGGTTTATTTGGAAAAAGCAAAAATTCGGGTACAAGCGTAAAAGCTCATAGAGAAAATTTAAAGAAAAACCTAGAGCATCGTTTGACGGTTGCCAGAAGCAACGGAGATGAGAAATTAGTAAGACAATTAGAACAAGAAGCGGCTGATCTTAATTTAAGTTAGTTATATTTTTTATAGGGTATTTATCAGGGGTGACTAAATGCTAACCCCTATTTTTTTGCTTGGAATTATTTTTTTTACGAGTCAGAAGCTAGGGATTGGGGTGTTGGGGTATTAGGGAGAAATTTATTAAACACTTTTGCCCCTTGCCCTTTACTGCTAGATGATATATGTTGGTGTCATTTTATGGCTTTAATGAAACTGTGAGCTAATAAGTCAATACCTGTAATTGCTGTGCCGACAACGACACAAAAACAACCTAAATCAAGAGCTTTTTTTGCTTCTTCTGGGTTTTTGATTCCCCCCTCACAAATAATAGGTGTGTTAATCTCCCTGACTAATTCTTCTATTAAATCAAAATTGGGAGGAGTAAATTGTCTTGTGTCTTGAGTATATCCATAAAGAGTTGTGCCAATGAAATCAACTCCTAAATCTCTGGCGATAATCGCATTTTCTCTGGTATCAATATCCGCCATTACCAACTTGCCTAAATTTTGCTGAATATGGGGAATTATTTTTTCTAGTGTTTCTCCATTAGGACGTTTTCTTTGAGTTGCGTCAATAGCTATTATATCAGCTCCTGCCTCCACAACTGCGATCGCATCTTCTAAACGAGGGGTAATATAGACATCAGAATCTAACCCCATTTGTTTCCATAAGCCGATAATAGGAATATCAGGTAATAATTTTCGCACTGCTTTGATGTGATTGGGGCTATCAATGCGTAATCCTTTTGCTCCCTGATTTACACAAGCTAAGGCTATATTAGCAATAATATCAGGATCATGTAAAGGTGAGTTGCTGGGGGCTTGACAAGATATAACAAGACTAGATTGTAATTCTTTCATCGAGATTATTAATTATGGCTTTTTTATTTTAGGTAAGCTAGGAGTGCATCTTAAGTTTACTGGTTAGAGTAGGAAAAGGAAATGAGGTTATAAGGGAAAAATAAGGGCTTGGAGTGTTGGGGTATTGGGAGAGTTTCTTTTAAGGAGAGAGACAGAGGGGTTTGCATGAGTGCCCCTTACCCTTTACCCTTTTGAAATCTATTTATCCATAACTAATTTTAGGAGACTTATATTCTGGTGGTTCAATATGAATTAAAATCCTAACAGGTGCAAATTTTTCTTCTAGTTTTCTCTCTATTTCTTCTGTTATATCATGGGCAATTTTTACATCTTCGGTATCAACAATTAAGTGCATTTCAATAAATATTTGTCTTCCTAATAAACCCCTTGATGCAATGTCGTGGCAGTTAATTACTCCCGGTACTTCTGTTACTATTTTATGTATTAATTCAGGTGCGATCGCAACTTGATCAACTAACCAAGGAAGATTGCTTGTTAAAACTTGCCAACCACTTTTTAAAACTAAAAAAGCGACAGGAAAAGCTAATAATATATCTAAATATTGTAGCTGAGGTAAATTTAATCTTTCACTTTGCCAAACACCAATTAAACCAAATAACACACTAATTGTTATCCACACATCACTCATGGTGTGGGTAGCATCAGCAATTAAAATTTTACTGCCTATTTTATACCCCACATTTCGCTCATAAAAAGCAACAAAAATATTGATACCCAAAACAATAATTAAAAGCCATAATTCATTGCCTCCAATTTTAACAGGATCACCCCCAAAAATAATTCTATTTAAAGCACCAGTAATAATTTCAAAACAGGCAATTCCTAAAAAAGCGGCAATCCCTAAAGCACCAATCGCCTCAAATTTTTGATGTCCATAGGGATGATCTCTATCTGGTATAGGAGATGAAAGTTGATTTGTTACTAAGCCTAAAATATTGTTAGCACTATCAGTTACACTATGTAAAGCATCTGCTTGTAAACTTAATGAGCCTGTTATTATACCAACAATTGCTTTTAATAATAAAACAACCAAATTTAATATTAATGTAATGATTAGAACCTGCCGAACTTTTTTGCGATTATCTTGAACCATTTTTCATTTATTAATTGATGATAAAAAATAACAAACCAACTATTATTCTATATTTATTATAGTCTTAACTCATGAGAAAAAAATTAAATTATGTAAAAAAAATCTAAAAAAAATAGGCTCATTACAGAAATACTTTATAATAAAAACAAGGTTTATTGATAAGAATTTTCATGATTTATCAGAATAATTATAATTTAGAACATATCACAGAACCAATTAACAGTGCAGAACCAGAAATCAAACTGATTGTTGAGCAAGTTTTACAACTAGAAAAAGATAAACTATCTCAAAAGAATAGTCGTTATATAAATGAAGATATTTTAAACATTATTAGAAACAATATCCAATGAAAATTATCAGCTTACAACTAGCAAATTTTCGTCAATTTTACGGTAAAACTCCCATTATTAATTTTAGCTATGGTCAAAAAAATACCACAGTTATTCATGGTAATAACGGAGCGGGAAAAACTGCCATTCTTAATGCTTTTACTTGGGTTTTTTATGAAAAATTTACTGGGGCTTTTTCTGAACCTCAATCCTTAGTTAATAAAAAAGCAATTCAAGAAGTAGAAGAAGGAGCTTCTGTTGAGTGTTTTGTTGAGGTAATATTTGAACACGATTATAAAACTTATCAGTTAAAAAGAAAATGTTTTGGTAGTAGAAATAAACAAAATCAAATCCAAATAACAACTCCTCAATTATTCATGATGATTACAGGAGATGATGGTAGATGGCAACATCCTTTACAGCAACCAAAAGACATTATTGAAAAAATTTTACCTCAAAGTTTACACGGATATTTTTTCTTTGATGGTGAACATATTGATCATTTATTTAGAAGTCAAGAAAGACAAAAAATTGCTGAAGATACTAAGGAATTAATTGGGGTAAAAGTATTAGAAAGGGCGATAAGTCATTTAAAAAATGCTAAAAAACATTTTCATGAAGAATTAGAATCTTTAGGAGATATACAGATAAAAAGTCTTTTAAAAGAAAGAGAAAAACAGTGCAATTTAAAAGAAAAGCTAAAGAATAATTTTGAATTACTTAAAGAAAGATTAGCTAAGTTACAGACAGAAAAAGATAATATTTCTCAACAAATGTTAGAAGTAAGTGGTATAGAAAACTTACAGCGATTAAAACAGAAATTGCTACAGCGAGAAAAAGAATTAAGAATAACTTTAGTTGATACTCAACAAAACATAAAAAAAGAGATTAGCAGTAAAGGCTATTTAGTATTTTTATCTAAGACTTTTAAGGAATTTCAAGAAATAGTTAGTCAGATGAGGGAAAAAGGAGAATTGCCCATCGGAATCAAAAAAGAATTTATTGAGCAATTATTAAAACAACATCGTTGCTTATGTGGTAATCAATTAATTCCTCATAGTTTTAGTTATCAAGAGGTAGAAAAATTATTACAAAAAACAGGTAGTAGTGAATTAGAAGAAATTTTAATTCGTTTGGAAAGTAGTGTGAGTAATTTATTAGAATTGAGAGAAAATTTTTGGAAAAATATTAATGAATATCAAGATGTAATTAATAATTGTCGTCTGGATTTGAACCAAATTGAAAATGAGTTAGATAATCTTAATGAGCAACTAAGAAAATATCCTGATAAAAATATTCAACAGATGCAAAAACAATTGGATAATATAGAAAATCATATCCGTCAAGTAATTTTAAATCAGGGAGAAATTAACCTTCAATTAGATAATTTAGAGGAAGAGTTAACCAAGCTAGAAAAACAGATTATCAAGCAAGAGATAAAAGCAGAAAAGGAAAACTTAATTAAACGAAGAATTGAGGCAACACAAAAAGCGATTGATTGTATTTTAGAGGTGAAGAAAAGATTGGAAAACCAATTCCGTTTAACCTTAGAAAAAAGATTACAAGAAATTTTTACATCCATTTCTTTCACTCCATATAAACCTCTATTAAATGAAAACTATGAATTAAATTTAGTAGAAAATACTTTGGGTATTCCTTTACCTGTTGCCGCTTCTACTGGAGAAAATCAAATTTTGAGTCTTTCTTTTATTGGTGCAATTATTGATATGGTGAGAAAATGGTCAAAGGAAAGTCGTTTAGTCAATCTCAATTCTAGTAATTTTCCTATTGTTATGGATTCTCCTTTTGGCAGTTTA is a window from the Cyanobacterium sp. Dongsha4 genome containing:
- a CDS encoding sulfate/molybdate ABC transporter ATP-binding protein is translated as MSIIVNHVSKNFGSFLALDNINLEVKPNTLVALLGPSGSGKSTLLRAIAGLESPDVGQIIINGKDTTNLDIRKRNIGFVFQHYALFKHLTIRENIAFGLQIRKVSKQRIKAKVDELLSLIQLEGLGDRLPSQLSGGQRQRVALARALAVQPQVLLLDEPFGALDAKVRKELRAWLRRLHDEVHVTSVFVTHDQEEAMEVADEIVVMNQGKIEQIGTPAQIYDHPATPFVMKFIGEVNVLPSHVPLFNMNNHQNSEIFIRPHELDILLEKDDFSSEAKVKRIIHLGWEIQVQLLLNDGWEITAHLSREEFDNLNLIYDQTVYIKPVKVKSFQTNLTSVLDKKTGR
- the cysW gene encoding sulfate ABC transporter permease subunit CysW — translated: MQKVKSLETWLIVIAVGYLALVLLIPAVAVFYEAFHLGMQPFWEALQQREFIEAVKLTLIIAFISVPLNTIFGLCASWVIARNEFKGKAFLMSLIDLPFSISPVVAGLMIVLLYGRNGWFNPLLEYFDVKIIFALPGMVLATIFVTFPFVAREVIPVLQEVGTEQEEAARTLGASDWQIFWRVTLPSIRWGLLYGVLLCNARAMGEFGAVAVVSGSIIGKTATLPIFVELAYKNYQTQTAFSAAVVLGFLAALTLIFKEILERKTKIKEV
- a CDS encoding N-acetylmannosamine-6-phosphate 2-epimerase, with protein sequence MSMKELQSSLVISCQAPSNSPLHDPDIIANIALACVNQGAKGLRIDSPNHIKAVRKLLPDIPIIGLWKQMGLDSDVYITPRLEDAIAVVEAGADIIAIDATQRKRPNGETLEKIIPHIQQNLGKLVMADIDTRENAIIARDLGVDFIGTTLYGYTQDTRQFTPPNFDLIEELVREINTPIICEGGIKNPEEAKKALDLGCFCVVVGTAITGIDLLAHSFIKAIK
- a CDS encoding NIL domain-containing protein, with product MTITQPQSLKISLHIPPKYLQQSIIFDLASTCNLKVNITSALLGEEADGDGWFNLILTGTKNSLRLALEYLSTLEIEVWTNQDNKQILLQDWDFEGWLLQD
- a CDS encoding AAA family ATPase; this translates as MKIISLQLANFRQFYGKTPIINFSYGQKNTTVIHGNNGAGKTAILNAFTWVFYEKFTGAFSEPQSLVNKKAIQEVEEGASVECFVEVIFEHDYKTYQLKRKCFGSRNKQNQIQITTPQLFMMITGDDGRWQHPLQQPKDIIEKILPQSLHGYFFFDGEHIDHLFRSQERQKIAEDTKELIGVKVLERAISHLKNAKKHFHEELESLGDIQIKSLLKEREKQCNLKEKLKNNFELLKERLAKLQTEKDNISQQMLEVSGIENLQRLKQKLLQREKELRITLVDTQQNIKKEISSKGYLVFLSKTFKEFQEIVSQMREKGELPIGIKKEFIEQLLKQHRCLCGNQLIPHSFSYQEVEKLLQKTGSSELEEILIRLESSVSNLLELRENFWKNINEYQDVINNCRLDLNQIENELDNLNEQLRKYPDKNIQQMQKQLDNIENHIRQVILNQGEINLQLDNLEEELTKLEKQIIKQEIKAEKENLIKRRIEATQKAIDCILEVKKRLENQFRLTLEKRLQEIFTSISFTPYKPLLNENYELNLVENTLGIPLPVAASTGENQILSLSFIGAIIDMVRKWSKESRLVNLNSSNFPIVMDSPFGSLDEIYRRQVAKIIPKLANQLIVLVTKTQWRNEVETEMNSYINKQYVLTYISSKDDCQEDVIILNNQEYPLVKRSENQFEYTEIVEVI
- the cysT gene encoding sulfate ABC transporter permease subunit CysT; translated protein: MKDITRIFEKISLPWAITIGYLTIILIIPMIALIIKSSTLGFSQFWQVATSDIAIATYNVTFITALLAGGINGILGTLVAWVLVRYEFPFRKIIDATIDIPFALPTAVAGLVLATVYSDTGWIGQFFAPFGIKIAFTQLGVFVAMLFISLPFVVRTLEPVLQEMEKEVEEAAWSLGATDWQTFTKIILPPLIPPILTGVALGFSRAVGEYGSIVVISSNIPFQDLIAPVLIFQRLEEYDYVGATVIGTVLLFISLILLLVINLLQQWGRRYAES
- a CDS encoding sulfate ABC transporter substrate-binding protein; translated protein: MLINKNLLLIGAIALGTLINSCGENNQVSNATGENQVVTEENKPITLTLASFAVTQSAYEKIIPQFAQQWEEKTGQKVTFNQSYGGSGSQTRAVIDGLEADVVALALSADVEKIESVGLIEAGWQQENPDNSIVTKSVVAFVSREGGKQVKTWTDLTNPDIKVITANPKTSGGARWNFMALWGQVIQSGGTTQQAENYVTQIYGNVPILPKDAREASDVFYKQGQGDILLNYENEILLAELKGEKQPYVVPTDYNISIDNPVAVVDQYVDKNGTREVAEAFVEYLFTPEAQREFAKVGFRPSNPEVFKEFESQYPPIQNLFTIDDFGGWAKVQDQFFGEGGVFDQMFARINKK
- a CDS encoding cation diffusion facilitator family transporter, whose product is MVQDNRKKVRQVLIITLILNLVVLLLKAIVGIITGSLSLQADALHSVTDSANNILGLVTNQLSSPIPDRDHPYGHQKFEAIGALGIAAFLGIACFEIITGALNRIIFGGDPVKIGGNELWLLIIVLGINIFVAFYERNVGYKIGSKILIADATHTMSDVWITISVLFGLIGVWQSERLNLPQLQYLDILLAFPVAFLVLKSGWQVLTSNLPWLVDQVAIAPELIHKIVTEVPGVINCHDIASRGLLGRQIFIEMHLIVDTEDVKIAHDITEEIERKLEEKFAPVRILIHIEPPEYKSPKISYG
- a CDS encoding Crp/Fnr family transcriptional regulator, with translation MAQEKENQQSNIVNFLTTNTYLFKGFTEKDLWEFLPSEGLIREKLFSNRPVFTAFLPDESLDSLYIVLEGGPVIVRSNPLDRIISLTYAGGCFGMRSLNFSFGMATKSFPSLVEAYKTTYVTKIPLDNFIKIYESYSLVRDRYAKLFELREKFTYHILNCSSYPPQAVAALLRALIYQERELEHQPNRDGIYILDLSAEVISKACQLNQRTVEQVLKGMQKEGLIYLDKDNDTSEDVIHILNAEALKEVYSSTRDKVSWWPLK